The DNA region TCGTGCTGATCGAAGCGGGGCCGCGGGTGCTTGCGAGCTTCGCCGAGGAGCTTTCGGCCTATGCACAGCAGGCGCTCGAAAAACTCGGCGTCGAGGTTCATCTCGGCGAATTCGTGACGGACTGCACCTCAGAGGGCGTAAAGGTCGGCGAGAAATTCATCCCGAGCCGGACGATTGTTTGGGCGGCGGGCGTGGAGGCGTCGCCGGCGGCGAAATGGCTGGATATACCAGCCGACCGGGCAGGCCGGGCTATCGTCGAAAAGAACCTGAGCGCGCCGGGATTGCCGGATGTCTTCGTCATCGGCGATACGGCGTCCGTCGTTCGGGAAAACGGCAAGCCGGTGCCCGGGATCGCGCCCGCCGCCAAGCAGCAGGGCGCTTACGTTGCGAAGGTCATCCGCGCGCGGCTGCAGAACAAGCCTACGCCGGGGCCTTTTCGCTACTGGCATCAGGGTAGCCTTGCCACGATCGGCCAAAGTGCCGCGATTATCGATTTCGGCAGGATCAAGCTCAAAGGGTGGATCGCTTGGTGGATATGGGGCATCGCCCACATCTACTTCCTGATCGGCACGCGCTCGCGCTTTGCCGTCGCCTGGAGCTGGCTCTGGATCTATCTCAGCGGCCAGCACAGCGCGCGGCTGATCACTCAGAGGGAAACCATGCGGGAAGAGAAATAGGCAGGCGGCTCGGTGAGCCGCCTGCCTGTTGTCAGGCCGCCAGCGAGGCGATGTCGATGACGAAGCGATAGCGCACATCGCTTTTGATGACACGTTCGTAAGCTTCGTTGATGTCCTGGATCGCGATCTTCTCGATTTCGGAGACGATGTTGTGCTCACCGCAGAAGTCGAGCATTTCCTGCGTTTCCTTGATCGAGCCGATCATCGAGCCGGAAAGGCTCTTGCGGCCGGCGATGATGGAGAAGGCATGGACAGGAACGGCATGTTCCGGAACGCCGACAAGCACCATGGAGCCATCGAACTTCAGAAGGTTGAGGTAGGCGTTCCAGTCAATCGCCGTGCCGACCGTGTTGATGATCAGGTCGAAGGTGCCGGCGAGCTTGGTGAAGGTCTCGGCATCGCTCGTGGCGTAATATTCCTTGGCGCCGAGCCGCAGGCCGTCTTCCTTCTTTGACAACGTCTGGCTGAGCACGGTGATATCGGCACCCATGGCGGCGCCGAGCTTGACGCCCATGTGGCCGAGCCCACCCATGCCGACGATTGCGACCTTCTTGCCGGGACCGGCCTTCCAGTGACGCAGCGGCGAATAGAGCGTGATGCCGGCGCAAAGCAGCGGCGCGCCCGAGTCGAGCGGGATGTTGTCCGGGAAGGAGAGGACATAGCCTTCCTTGACGACGATCGAGTCGGAATAACCGCCATAGGTTGGCGTTTCGCCGTCTGCTTCAACGTCGTTGTAGGTCTGGGTGAGACCTGGCAGGAAATGTTCGTAGTCGAGGTCGCGTGTAGCGCAGCCGATGCAGGAATTGACGAAGCAGCCAACGCCGACGCGATCGCCGACCTTGAACTTCGTGACCTTTGAGCCGACAGCGGACACCACGCCGGCAACTTCATGGCCCGGGACCATCGGGTAACGCGAATTGCCCCATTCGTTGCGGGCTTGGTGGATATCCGAATGGCAGACGCCGCAATACTGAACCGAGATAACGACATCGTCGTCATTCGGCTCGCGGCGCTCGAAGGTGAGGGGCGTCAGCGGTTTCGACGCATCGGTCGCGGCATAGCCTTTTGCAATAGCCATCTGAAACTTCCTTTGATGTGAGAATTGGACGGCCGAACTATGCATCGAAACTGCAAAGAAGTGCTAGAAAGATCCTGCGAGCTTTTTGCACGATCCTGCAAATCCGCGCTGTCTGGTAGCAAGGCTATTGGCGGCCGTTGCAGCCGCACACTGTCGTTCAGGTGTGCTGCGCCATGCTCCAGGGTGATGATTTGTGAACATCCACGCGTGAAAAACGTTCCCACGCAGACTGTCGGTCAAGGGTCGACCTTCAGCTCTGTGGTTCGCCAATTTCTATTGCGTGCCCATCCGGATCGTAAAAACGGAAGACCCGCTGGCCCCACGCTTGTTTTTCTACGGGGTGGATCAGTTCCACATGCGGCGCGATCTTTTCAAAGGCGGCATCAACATCGCCGTGTTCGAAATACAAAATCCAGTTTCTTCGCCCATAGGATTCGGCGGCGTCACGCGTTTGGCGCCAGACCGTTTGTTCAAGCGATCGTCCCTCATGGATCGCAAAGCCGGACTCGAAAAGGACAAAATTCCCGGCGTCCTCTATAATTTTTAGACCGAGCAGCTTGTTGTAGAATTCCTTCGAGCGATTTATGTCGCGAACGAAAGGAATAGGATTGATGAAACGCATCGTTTTCTACTCCTTTGCTTCCTGAGACCGCATAATGCGACTTCGGGTTTGTGGGATGCTGCCATGAAGCTTAGATAAAATGAACTGTGCCTCTCAGAACGAGTTACTCAATGACACTGCCCTTCCACCCTTATCAGGAAATCGCTTCCATCGCGGCGCGCCATACGTCCGGGGAGGGCGAGTTCACGACGGCAATCGGCAACCTGTTCCTGAGCCGCCGTTCCCAGCCCGCGGGGCCTTTCCACTCGGCCTACCGCCCCTGCGTCGCTATGGTGCTGCAGGGCGCAAAGAGCGTCAGGCTTGGGACGGAAACGCTGAACTACGGCACCGGTGACTACCTCCTGACGTCACTTGACCTTCCGGTGTCGTGGCGTGTGACGGAAGCACACCCGGAGGCGCCCCATCTATGCTTTGCAATGGCGATCGATGCCGAGCGGGTTGCTGCGCTTCTGCACCGTGTCGACATCCCGCGCCCGGAGGCGAATACCGGCGGGCTGCGCGGCATGGTCGTCAACGCTGCGCCGCCGGAATTGCTGGATGCCGCCGTGCGGCTGGTGCGCCTGCTTGACCGTCCAAACGATATCGCCGCCATGGCGCCCCTGATCGAGCAGGAGATTCTCTATCGCGTTCTGACGGGGCCGGACGGCCCGCGCCTCCTGAGCATTGTGCTATCAGAAAGCCAGAGCAACAGGATTGCCCGCGCGGTTGCGTGGCTCAGGGAAAACTATGCGCGACCCCTGAGGATCGAAACGCTCGCCGATCATGTCGGCATGAGTGTCTCTTCGTTCCATCATCATTTCAAATCCGTCACAGCACTGACGCCGGTGCAGTTCCAAAAACAGCTCCGCCTGCACGAGGCGCGTCGCCTGATGATGGTCGAGCGGCTGGATGCCGGAATGGCCGGGCATCGCGTCGGATATCAGAGCCCGTCGCAATTCAGCCGGGAATACAGCCGTCTTTACGGGATCTCGCCTGCGCGCGACGTCGATGCAGAACTCTTGGCGACCGCTGCCGAATAAAGCGGCCGGCTGCAGAAAATTTGTGCTTCGCCTGTCGTGACCCCTCTTGACGGGGGACGGCGTCTGCGCGATAAGCACCCACGAACCGTACCGTACGGTACGTATTTGGGAG from Rhizobium sullae includes:
- a CDS encoding VOC family protein; its protein translation is MRFINPIPFVRDINRSKEFYNKLLGLKIIEDAGNFVLFESGFAIHEGRSLEQTVWRQTRDAAESYGRRNWILYFEHGDVDAAFEKIAPHVELIHPVEKQAWGQRVFRFYDPDGHAIEIGEPQS
- a CDS encoding NAD(P)/FAD-dependent oxidoreductase encodes the protein MSDHRVVVVGGGFGGLQFVNGLKGAGAKITLVDRRNHHLFQPLLYQVATTILSTSEIAWPIRHLYSDRPDVTTLLGEVTGVDTSTKQVALRSGMTLGYDTLVLATGATHAYFGRDDWAPVAPGLKTLEDATTIRRRVLLAFERAETETDPVARDALLTFAIVGAGPTGVELAGIIAELARKTLPREFRNIDTRNAKIVLIEAGPRVLASFAEELSAYAQQALEKLGVEVHLGEFVTDCTSEGVKVGEKFIPSRTIVWAAGVEASPAAKWLDIPADRAGRAIVEKNLSAPGLPDVFVIGDTASVVRENGKPVPGIAPAAKQQGAYVAKVIRARLQNKPTPGPFRYWHQGSLATIGQSAAIIDFGRIKLKGWIAWWIWGIAHIYFLIGTRSRFAVAWSWLWIYLSGQHSARLITQRETMREEK
- a CDS encoding AraC family transcriptional regulator gives rise to the protein MTLPFHPYQEIASIAARHTSGEGEFTTAIGNLFLSRRSQPAGPFHSAYRPCVAMVLQGAKSVRLGTETLNYGTGDYLLTSLDLPVSWRVTEAHPEAPHLCFAMAIDAERVAALLHRVDIPRPEANTGGLRGMVVNAAPPELLDAAVRLVRLLDRPNDIAAMAPLIEQEILYRVLTGPDGPRLLSIVLSESQSNRIARAVAWLRENYARPLRIETLADHVGMSVSSFHHHFKSVTALTPVQFQKQLRLHEARRLMMVERLDAGMAGHRVGYQSPSQFSREYSRLYGISPARDVDAELLATAAE
- a CDS encoding NAD(P)-dependent alcohol dehydrogenase — its product is MAIAKGYAATDASKPLTPLTFERREPNDDDVVISVQYCGVCHSDIHQARNEWGNSRYPMVPGHEVAGVVSAVGSKVTKFKVGDRVGVGCFVNSCIGCATRDLDYEHFLPGLTQTYNDVEADGETPTYGGYSDSIVVKEGYVLSFPDNIPLDSGAPLLCAGITLYSPLRHWKAGPGKKVAIVGMGGLGHMGVKLGAAMGADITVLSQTLSKKEDGLRLGAKEYYATSDAETFTKLAGTFDLIINTVGTAIDWNAYLNLLKFDGSMVLVGVPEHAVPVHAFSIIAGRKSLSGSMIGSIKETQEMLDFCGEHNIVSEIEKIAIQDINEAYERVIKSDVRYRFVIDIASLAA